The Acidobacteriota bacterium genome window below encodes:
- a CDS encoding choice-of-anchor I family protein: MKILLAPKAHLIALLIFALILSCSFTSASRPRDISIQPIGSYAAGVFNAGGAEIVEHDPQTQRLFIVNGATSTIDVVDIHDPSSPFFVSSINLSPYGRQANSVAIHKGKVAVAVEAIVKTDPGKVVFFDTNGNFQNAVSVGALPDMLTFTPDGKKVLVANEGEPNSYNVAGSLDPEGSVSIIDIKRGIGSVTQSDVVTAGFGQFALANLDSSIRIFGPNASVAQDLEPEYIAVSHDSKTAWVTLQEGNAIGVLDIEQGEFSSLIGLGFKDHAVIGNALDASDRDGASNSGRINIANWPVLGMYQPDAIATFRYRGQTYLITADEGDSRDYPGFNEERRVSTLTLDPTAFPDAATLKGNAQLGRLTVTAANGDTDGDGDYDKLYVFGGRSFSIRKTSGELVFNSGDQFEQITAQSNPGGFNSSNDSNSSFDTRSDNKGPEPEGVTLGELYGRAYAFIGLERIGGIMVYDITDPYAPRFVQYVNNRDFTGNPAAGTAKDLAPEGLIFVPASDSPTNKPLLVTANEVSGTTTIYEISRTK; this comes from the coding sequence GTGAAAATTCTACTTGCTCCCAAAGCCCATTTGATTGCACTGCTGATTTTTGCTCTGATTTTATCGTGTTCATTTACCTCCGCTTCGCGACCACGGGATATTTCGATTCAACCCATCGGGTCATATGCCGCAGGCGTATTCAATGCGGGAGGCGCTGAAATCGTCGAACACGACCCACAGACGCAACGCCTGTTTATTGTGAATGGCGCAACTTCGACGATTGATGTCGTTGACATCCACGATCCGTCCTCGCCTTTTTTTGTCTCCTCAATCAACCTTTCGCCATACGGTCGTCAGGCAAACAGCGTCGCCATCCACAAAGGCAAGGTTGCAGTGGCGGTTGAAGCAATCGTCAAGACCGATCCGGGCAAAGTGGTTTTCTTTGATACCAACGGCAATTTTCAGAATGCCGTAAGCGTTGGCGCGCTCCCGGATATGTTGACCTTCACACCGGACGGCAAGAAAGTTTTAGTTGCCAACGAAGGCGAGCCAAATAGTTATAATGTTGCAGGAAGCCTAGACCCGGAAGGCTCCGTGAGTATTATTGACATCAAGCGAGGAATTGGCAGCGTCACGCAAAGCGATGTCGTTACGGCAGGCTTTGGGCAATTTGCGCTTGCCAATCTCGATTCCAGTATCCGCATCTTTGGACCGAATGCCAGCGTCGCTCAGGATTTGGAACCGGAATACATCGCCGTTTCGCATGATTCAAAAACCGCCTGGGTGACGCTTCAAGAGGGCAACGCCATCGGCGTACTCGATATTGAACAGGGCGAATTTTCATCGCTTATCGGGCTTGGATTCAAAGACCACGCAGTTATCGGCAACGCTTTGGATGCCAGTGACCGCGATGGCGCGAGCAATAGCGGGCGCATCAACATTGCCAATTGGCCGGTCTTGGGAATGTATCAACCAGATGCCATCGCGACTTTCAGGTATCGCGGGCAGACCTATTTGATTACCGCCGATGAAGGCGATAGCCGCGATTATCCGGGCTTCAATGAAGAAAGAAGAGTTTCTACCTTGACGCTTGACCCGACGGCTTTTCCAGATGCGGCAACCCTCAAAGGCAATGCGCAACTTGGACGCTTGACCGTCACCGCCGCAAACGGCGATACGGACGGCGATGGCGATTACGATAAATTGTATGTCTTCGGTGGTCGCTCATTTTCAATCAGAAAAACCTCCGGCGAGTTGGTGTTCAATAGCGGCGACCAGTTTGAACAGATTACCGCTCAATCTAACCCCGGCGGGTTTAATTCCAGCAATGACAGCAACAGTTCATTCGATACGCGCAGCGATAACAAAGGACCGGAACCGGAAGGCGTAACTTTAGGCGAACTGTACGGACGCGCCTATGCATTCATCGGGCTGGAGCGCATCGGCGGCATCATGGTTTATGACATAACCGACCCTTACGCGCCGCGCTTCGTACAATACGTCAATAACCGCGATTTCACGGGCAATCCTGCCGCCGGCACCGCGAAAGATTTAGCGCCGGAAGGTTTGATTTTCGTTCCGGCAAGCGATAGCCCGACAAATAAACCGTTGCTGGTCACTGCCAATGAAGTGAGCGGCACGACCACCATCTATGAAATCTCGCGAACCAAATAA
- a CDS encoding glycosyltransferase, translating to MDDANSGQPTPATGNASGDESQRGGGILRTYPRVAFFTDSYHETNGVAHTSRRFEDFARQEKLPFLCVRAATSTDVERSGSITALNLNRSRLGFGLEHDMRFDFLMWRHLQLARQITGDFQADLIHITGPSDICQLGARIAFLLRIPLAISWHTNLHEYAGKRLDKLFRFLPIRRRQALSGWGEANSLKAILKFYRLGRLLFAPNEELVDLLRQEVDRPTYLMRRGVNTEIFNPRHRTITDGLTRIGYVGRLSAEKNVRFLAELEQTLLDAGKRDFRFVIVGDGSERTWLENHLRFAEFTGILHGKSLSRAYANMDVFVFPSKTDTFGNVILEAQASGVPVIVTAEGGPKFLVNQNTNGFIAREEQAFKNFLLHLLSAPHLREQMSAAARQFACCASWNKVFETVYDAYDLCLQHRGYTKAQKQMVAAHFNSARN from the coding sequence ATGGATGATGCGAATTCTGGGCAGCCGACGCCTGCGACCGGCAATGCGTCTGGTGATGAATCGCAGCGAGGAGGTGGCATTTTGAGAACTTACCCGCGTGTGGCGTTTTTTACCGACTCTTATCACGAAACCAACGGCGTAGCCCATACCAGTCGCCGATTCGAGGATTTTGCGCGGCAGGAAAAGCTACCCTTTCTTTGTGTTCGCGCCGCGACTTCAACGGACGTTGAGCGGTCGGGTTCGATCACGGCGTTGAATTTAAACAGAAGCCGCCTGGGATTTGGTCTCGAACATGATATGCGATTCGATTTTCTGATGTGGCGACATCTGCAACTGGCGCGGCAAATCACCGGCGATTTCCAAGCCGATTTGATTCATATCACTGGACCAAGCGACATCTGTCAACTCGGCGCGCGAATCGCTTTTCTGCTGCGGATTCCCTTAGCGATTTCCTGGCATACCAATCTCCATGAATACGCCGGTAAACGGTTGGACAAGTTATTCCGGTTTTTACCCATCAGGCGACGCCAAGCTTTATCCGGTTGGGGAGAAGCGAACTCGTTAAAGGCGATTCTCAAATTTTATCGACTGGGGCGCTTGTTGTTTGCGCCAAACGAAGAGTTGGTTGACCTGCTCAGACAAGAGGTTGATAGACCAACTTATTTAATGCGGCGCGGCGTCAACACAGAGATTTTCAATCCCCGCCACCGCACGATCACTGATGGATTAACGCGCATCGGGTATGTCGGCAGGCTTTCTGCGGAAAAGAATGTGCGCTTTTTAGCCGAGTTAGAACAAACTTTGCTGGACGCGGGAAAGCGGGATTTTCGTTTTGTGATTGTCGGGGATGGCAGCGAACGCACCTGGCTTGAAAACCATTTACGCTTTGCCGAGTTTACCGGCATTTTGCACGGCAAATCGCTATCGAGAGCTTATGCCAATATGGATGTCTTCGTTTTTCCTTCAAAAACCGATACCTTTGGCAACGTGATTCTGGAAGCTCAGGCATCGGGCGTGCCGGTGATTGTCACTGCGGAAGGAGGACCCAAATTTCTGGTCAATCAAAATACCAACGGCTTCATCGCTCGTGAAGAACAGGCGTTTAAAAACTTTTTGCTTCACCTGCTATCCGCGCCACATTTGCGCGAACAGATGAGCGCCGCCGCCAGACAATTCGCCTGTTGCGCATCGTGGAATAAAGTTTTTGAAACCGTTTACGACGCCTATGACTTGTGCTTACAACATCGAGGTTACACAAAAGCGCAGAAGCAAATGGTTGCTGCGCATTTCAATTCAGCACGCAATTGA
- a CDS encoding ABC transporter permease → MNNSLVLANLCHRKMRTALTAAGVALGITLMVLTAGLINGFVNSQGKRNSAVTAELMMRPANSKLGLGFEPTSTLSLPLALVEEIRTLEGIAEAIPVGQYLQDTDLIEGINYAAFTKVSDMRVVEGEPVERGNEIMIDRTVEKLRNLKVSDEMQVFGKPFRVVGIYEPESLGRFKIPLSTMQANLNRPFLCSMILIKVQDPNQQDRMAARLRARFPDYSFVLTKDLPALFARGTPALRVFKNVVVSLAVLISSLVMLLGMYTTIKERTKLIGILKSLGASKFWIVSEVEKEAMLISLLGIGVGFGLSFAGKVFIQKFTPLRIEFETVWYLYAFLCGTLSGILGSLYPALQAAHQDPVKALSYE, encoded by the coding sequence ATGAACAACTCTCTGGTTCTGGCTAATTTATGTCATCGAAAAATGCGCACCGCGCTAACCGCTGCCGGAGTCGCGCTCGGCATTACCTTGATGGTGTTGACTGCCGGATTAATCAACGGATTCGTCAATTCGCAAGGCAAGCGCAATTCGGCAGTGACGGCTGAATTGATGATGCGCCCGGCAAACAGCAAATTAGGATTGGGGTTTGAACCCACTTCGACGCTTTCGCTGCCGCTGGCATTGGTTGAAGAAATCCGCACGCTTGAGGGCATCGCCGAGGCGATTCCCGTCGGACAATATCTGCAAGACACCGATTTAATCGAAGGAATCAATTATGCAGCCTTCACCAAAGTTTCCGATATGCGGGTGGTCGAAGGCGAACCGGTCGAACGCGGCAATGAAATAATGATTGATCGCACCGTAGAAAAACTCCGCAACCTGAAGGTGAGCGATGAAATGCAGGTGTTCGGAAAACCGTTTCGAGTCGTCGGCATTTATGAACCGGAATCTTTAGGAAGATTCAAGATTCCGCTTTCGACCATGCAGGCTAATTTAAATCGCCCGTTTCTTTGTTCAATGATTTTGATTAAAGTGCAAGACCCGAATCAACAAGACCGGATGGCAGCGCGCCTCAGAGCGCGATTTCCTGACTACAGTTTTGTGCTAACCAAAGATTTGCCGGCTTTATTTGCCCGGGGCACACCGGCTTTGCGGGTTTTCAAAAATGTCGTGGTGAGTCTGGCAGTGCTTATCAGTTCGCTGGTGATGCTGCTTGGCATGTACACGACCATTAAAGAGCGGACGAAGTTGATTGGCATATTAAAGAGCCTCGGCGCATCGAAATTCTGGATTGTCAGTGAAGTTGAAAAAGAGGCAATGTTAATCAGCCTTTTGGGTATAGGCGTCGGATTCGGTTTGTCATTCGCAGGCAAGGTATTTATTCAAAAATTCACTCCGCTGAGAATCGAGTTTGAAACCGTTTGGTATCTCTATGCCTTCCTTTGCGGCACACTTTCGGGCATTCTTGGCTCGCTTTATCCTGCCTTACAGGCTGCGCATCAAGACCCGGTAAAAGCTCTCAGTTATGAATGA
- a CDS encoding helix-turn-helix domain-containing protein: MALDTALSGELLTYNRVINNAELYDDGCLRIEHASYYIAYKGKVISLPRKEFLIVSRLAKSAERTVKSEELWHYAWGSGAVFNARSLRVHIHRLRRELAPYCVKIESMINVGYRLSLESRNGHNVLTSLLTSAVCLSAIAGFFC; encoded by the coding sequence ATGGCATTGGACACGGCTCTTTCAGGCGAGTTGCTGACTTATAACCGGGTCATCAACAACGCTGAGCTTTACGATGACGGCTGTTTACGGATTGAACACGCGAGTTATTACATTGCCTATAAGGGCAAAGTAATTTCTTTGCCGCGTAAAGAATTTTTGATTGTCTCGCGTCTGGCGAAAAGCGCCGAGCGAACGGTCAAATCAGAAGAGCTATGGCATTACGCCTGGGGAAGCGGTGCCGTCTTTAATGCCCGAAGCCTGCGCGTTCACATTCATCGCTTGCGCAGAGAGCTTGCGCCTTACTGCGTAAAGATTGAAAGCATGATCAATGTCGGGTATCGCTTATCGCTCGAATCCAGAAATGGACACAACGTTTTGACGAGCCTGTTGACCTCGGCAGTTTGCTTATCCGCGATTGCCGGATTTTTCTGCTGA
- a CDS encoding outer membrane beta-barrel protein — protein sequence MLLKSKMPQVAIGILLTISCVFPHYGFTQQTKRGKISGFILNQANSSPLIKATIEIIGKGITAQTGIEGDYTLEVEPGTYDLKISREGFVGSTLEGVVVTAGETTPIDGVLQAVGAGEQITVTAGNSNDVADIIQERKSNSMVSEVISAREISKDTSSNAAGVLQRVTGVSLVERFVFVRGLGERYSNTSLNDALLPTTEPDRKVVPMDLIPANLLQNVKILKTFTPDQPGEFSGGLVRLETIDFPKAASLSIKFTSGFNTRTHDRDFLSYPGTGGARNFFGFGRGARSLPSTIPANERVFRGNDFIPGGFTPEQLETIGESFNNIFTPTTSDARPTFGWSASGGATFGRFGFVSAFSFKNEPQTLSEIRNYYVLGEGGRIVPNANYDYDSSEFVARLGMTVNASYELTKNNKLFFKNFLTNQATDEARIFEGFYLDRGSVIRNQRLRYIEERIYTGQVSGNHLVNWLGDSVFTWRYTYSRATLDEPDLRESLYEFSETQNDFIYFAQTQSLFHLFNKMRENVREPAFDLAKYFFFGSASLNTKLGASYINRDRSFDSRRFRFLPRGNILTTLNTSLPPEQLLTPENIKGTNGFEIREETRTTDHYDALHNIYAGYLMADYTLKNWRFIGGARVEKSEQRVNTFEPYRPEVVPIAADLDNTDVLPSAGLVYTFRNGTMNLRGGFSRTVARPQFRELSPFEFTDVTGGRSAVGNPDVKRTLISNFDGRYEWYFGATELLAIGVFHKQLDDPIEVVVEATTSLRTSFRNAEKARNTGVEIELRKNLGNWWERLKHFSVNTNYTYVKSRVDIGAENVGILTSANRPLIGQAKNIVNFVLDHEIPKWGIESRALFNYTGERITEVGAFGLPDTIQKGYPNFDLSFTKGFGVERRWRVEFQIENLLDRQHNYRVGSELFRTYRNGRSFEFGIAYKIF from the coding sequence ATGCTGCTGAAATCCAAAATGCCCCAGGTGGCTATCGGTATTTTATTAACCATTTCGTGCGTATTTCCCCATTATGGTTTTACCCAACAAACAAAAAGAGGAAAAATCAGCGGGTTTATTTTAAATCAGGCGAATAGCAGTCCGCTTATCAAAGCCACTATCGAAATTATTGGCAAAGGCATCACCGCGCAAACCGGTATCGAAGGCGATTACACACTGGAAGTTGAGCCGGGAACTTACGACTTGAAAATTTCGCGAGAAGGCTTTGTCGGCAGCACGCTGGAAGGGGTTGTGGTTACGGCTGGCGAGACCACTCCGATTGATGGGGTGTTGCAGGCGGTTGGCGCAGGCGAACAAATTACCGTCACGGCGGGAAACAGCAATGATGTTGCAGATATTATTCAGGAACGTAAATCCAATTCGATGGTTTCGGAAGTCATCTCGGCGCGCGAAATCAGCAAAGATACGTCATCGAATGCCGCAGGCGTTTTGCAACGGGTGACCGGGGTTTCGCTGGTCGAACGCTTTGTTTTTGTGCGCGGACTCGGCGAACGTTACAGCAATACTTCATTAAACGATGCCTTACTGCCAACTACTGAACCTGACCGTAAAGTCGTGCCAATGGATTTGATTCCTGCCAATCTTTTGCAGAATGTCAAAATCCTGAAGACCTTCACGCCAGACCAACCCGGCGAATTTTCCGGCGGGTTGGTGCGCCTTGAAACCATCGATTTTCCCAAAGCCGCGTCGCTTTCCATTAAGTTCACATCGGGTTTTAATACCCGAACCCATGACCGTGATTTTCTCTCTTATCCCGGCACCGGCGGCGCAAGAAATTTCTTTGGTTTTGGCAGAGGCGCGCGGTCGCTGCCTTCGACTATCCCTGCAAACGAGCGCGTATTCAGAGGCAATGATTTCATTCCGGGTGGGTTTACGCCCGAACAACTGGAAACCATCGGCGAATCGTTTAATAACATTTTTACACCGACCACGAGCGATGCCCGACCGACCTTTGGATGGAGCGCGTCGGGCGGCGCAACCTTTGGCAGGTTCGGTTTCGTCAGCGCCTTCAGTTTTAAAAACGAGCCGCAAACTTTGAGTGAAATTCGCAATTATTATGTGCTGGGCGAAGGCGGACGCATCGTTCCGAACGCCAACTATGATTACGATTCCAGCGAATTCGTGGCGCGATTGGGAATGACCGTGAACGCCAGCTATGAACTCACCAAGAACAACAAACTATTCTTTAAAAATTTTCTGACCAATCAGGCGACCGACGAAGCGCGCATCTTCGAGGGTTTCTATCTTGATCGCGGCTCGGTCATTCGCAATCAACGATTGCGTTATATCGAAGAGCGCATTTACACCGGGCAGGTTTCGGGCAATCATCTGGTCAACTGGCTCGGCGACAGCGTCTTTACCTGGCGCTATACCTATTCGCGCGCCACCCTCGATGAACCGGATTTACGCGAATCGCTTTATGAATTCAGCGAAACCCAAAACGATTTCATCTATTTCGCGCAAACTCAAAGTCTCTTCCACCTGTTCAACAAAATGCGCGAAAACGTCCGCGAACCGGCATTCGATCTGGCGAAATATTTCTTTTTCGGCAGCGCTTCGCTGAATACCAAACTGGGCGCGAGTTACATCAATCGTGATCGTTCATTCGATTCCCGGCGGTTTCGTTTTCTGCCGCGCGGCAATATTTTAACCACCCTCAATACCAGTCTTCCGCCTGAACAATTGCTTACGCCGGAAAATATCAAGGGAACGAATGGCTTTGAAATCCGCGAAGAAACCCGCACCACAGACCATTACGACGCCCTGCATAATATTTATGCGGGCTATCTGATGGCGGATTATACGTTGAAAAACTGGCGTTTTATCGGCGGCGCAAGAGTTGAAAAATCCGAACAGCGCGTCAACACCTTTGAACCTTATCGCCCGGAAGTGGTGCCGATTGCCGCTGACCTGGATAACACCGATGTCTTACCGAGCGCCGGGCTGGTTTATACCTTCCGTAACGGCACCATGAATCTGCGCGGCGGGTTCAGTCGCACGGTGGCGCGTCCGCAATTTCGCGAGTTGAGTCCATTTGAATTTACCGATGTGACCGGCGGACGTTCGGCAGTTGGCAACCCGGATGTTAAACGAACGCTGATTTCCAATTTCGACGGTCGTTATGAATGGTATTTCGGCGCGACCGAGTTGCTGGCAATCGGGGTTTTTCACAAACAGCTTGATGACCCGATAGAAGTGGTGGTCGAAGCGACGACCAGTTTGCGCACCTCGTTTCGCAATGCGGAAAAAGCCCGCAACACCGGCGTCGAAATCGAGTTGCGAAAAAATCTCGGCAACTGGTGGGAACGGTTGAAACATTTCTCGGTCAATACCAATTACACCTACGTCAAATCGCGCGTCGATATTGGCGCAGAAAATGTCGGCATTCTCACCAGCGCCAACCGTCCGCTCATCGGGCAGGCAAAAAATATTGTCAACTTCGTGCTTGACCATGAAATACCTAAGTGGGGAATTGAGAGCCGCGCGCTTTTCAACTACACCGGCGAACGCATCACTGAGGTTGGCGCATTCGGGTTGCCGGATACGATTCAAAAAGGCTACCCGAATTTTGATTTGAGTTTCACCAAAGGGTTCGGCGTCGAGCGCCGCTGGCGTGTGGAATTTCAGATTGAAAATCTTTTAGACCGACAACACAACTACCGCGTCGGTAGCGAACTCTTCCGCACCTACCGCAATGGTCGGTCATTCGAGTTTGGCATCGCTTACAAAATCTTTTGA